The following is a genomic window from Synechococcus sp. JA-2-3B'a(2-13).
AAAAAATGAATGCTTTTGGTTTCTCGGAAAAAGAACAACACCGGCAGCGGCGGCCAGAAAATTTGCCAATCCTGCCACTCGCTGTAGGGAAACTCGCGGATGCGCTTGGAGCCGCTGTAGACCTGCAGCGCCGTCCTGGTAAAGGCCAGACCGATCAGAGAGGTCTGCACCATCAAAAACAGGCCAAACAGGCCCACCCCTAGCCCCGCCCAAAACGAAAGCCAGAACAGCGG
Proteins encoded in this region:
- a CDS encoding DUF3119 family protein yields the protein MIRPNSAHLLTPDFRLSLSVLALAVPLFWLSFWAGLGVGLFGLFLMVQTSLIGLAFTRTALQVYSGSKRIREFPYSEWQDWQIFWPPLPVLFFFRETKSIHFLPMLFNPAELKMCLEERVGHLHAQHRSQGSPPIAGPGSSRR